In Gemmatimonadales bacterium, the DNA window CCCCGCGCGTTGCACCAGTCCTCCTTCACGTAGTCCACGCCCCACGACGCATAGGTGCGCGCGTCCTGCGCCTCGTGGTTGAGGGTGCCCGGACGGCCCTGGCAGGTGTTCGTCCCCGCGTCGGTGTAGATCCCGAACTTCAACCCCTTGGCGTGGACGTAGTCGGCGACCGCCTTCATCCCGTGCGGGAAGAGCTGCGGATCGGCCACGATCGTGCCCGCGGTGTCGCGGTAGACCTGCCAGCAGTCGTCGATCACGACGTACCGATAGCCGGCGTCGCGCATGCCGCTCGATACCATCGCGTCGGCGGTCGCCTCGATCAGCTGCTCGTCCACGTGACAGGCGAACTTGTTCCAGCTGTTCCAGCCCATCGGCGGGGTGCGGGCGAGCCCGTCGTCGAGCCGCCGGACCTGGGCCACCCCGGGCGACGCGAGCAGGGACGGGAGCAGGGCGGCGGCGAGAGCGGCCATACGGCTGAACGGGTGCACGGGACCTCCACGGCGATGTGGGACGCGGGGTGCGGCGGTGGCCGCGGCTAAGTATCCCGCGCGGCCCGCGCGCCCGCAACGCCCGGCTGGCGGGCGACGTACTGTAGCGTGCATAGTGTCTCCGCCGCCACCGCTCGCGAGCCTCGGTGCTCGGAGCCCGGGCAGACCAGACCGTTCTCGATTTCCGTGGGAGGTACCCGATGAGGCGTTCGATCGCCGGCGTGGCCCTGGGGCTGCTGTTCGCCTCAGGCACCGCCGCCGCTCAGACCTATGCCACCGACGACTCGGTGCTGCACCGCATCTGGGCGATCGGCATGGACAGCTCCCGGACGTACCAGCTGTCGCAAGCGCTGTTCGATTCCATCGGCCCCCGGCTGACCGGATCGCCGTCCTTCAAGTCCGCCGGCGACTGGGCCCTCGCGATGTACCAGGGCTGGGGCATTCCGGCGCGCGCCGAGACGTACGGCACCTGGAAGGGCTGGCGGCGCGGCGTGACGCACCTCGACCTGGTCTCGCCGAGGGTGCGCACGCTCGCCGGCACGATGTTGTCGTTCAGCCCCGGCACCGGCGGCAAGACCGTCCGGGGCGACGTTCTCCTCCTGCCCGACGTGGCCGACTCGACCGCCTTCCGCGCCTGGCTCCCGCAGGTGAAGGGCAAGTTCGTCGCGGTCTCGTACCCCGAGCCCACCTGCCGGGCGGACAGCGAGTGGATCACCACCGCGCTTCCGGACTCGTGGAAGCGGCTCCAGGAGTCGCGCGCCGCCGAGCGCAGCGCGTGGGCGGCCCGGATCCGCAATGCCGCCGGCAACCAGCGGCTGCTCGAGATCGCGCTCGACGGCGCCGGCGCCGCCGGCATCCTCCAGAGCACCTGGAGCGGCGGCTGGGGCACCCACCGCATCTTCAACGCCTCGACCGAGCACGCCCCCGTCGTGGACCTCGAGTGCGAGGACTACGGCCTGGTGGCGAGGCTGGTCCAGAATCACGACGGGCCCGTGGTGCAGTTGGCCGCCGACGCGCAGTTCCTGGGCGACGTGCCCGTGTTCAACACCGTCGCCGAGATCCGCGGGTCGGTGCTGCCGAACGAGTACGTGATGCTGTCGGCCCACTTCGATTCGTGGGACGGCGGCTCCGGCGCGACCGACAACGGCACCGGCACGATCACGATGATGGAGGCGATGCGGATCCTGAAGCTCGCCTACCCCCATCCCAGGCGCACCATCCTGGTTGGGCACTGGGCTTCGGAGGAGAACGGGCTCGACGGCTCGCGGGCGTTCGTGGCCGATC includes these proteins:
- a CDS encoding M20/M25/M40 family metallo-hydrolase, translating into MRRSIAGVALGLLFASGTAAAQTYATDDSVLHRIWAIGMDSSRTYQLSQALFDSIGPRLTGSPSFKSAGDWALAMYQGWGIPARAETYGTWKGWRRGVTHLDLVSPRVRTLAGTMLSFSPGTGGKTVRGDVLLLPDVADSTAFRAWLPQVKGKFVAVSYPEPTCRADSEWITTALPDSWKRLQESRAAERSAWAARIRNAAGNQRLLEIALDGAGAAGILQSTWSGGWGTHRIFNASTEHAPVVDLECEDYGLVARLVQNHDGPVVQLAADAQFLGDVPVFNTVAEIRGSVLPNEYVMLSAHFDSWDGGSGATDNGTGTITMMEAMRILKLAYPHPRRTILVGHWASEENGLDGSRAFVADHPDIVAHLQALFNQDNGTGRVISMSASGFVDASSNLGRWLSRVPAEITREIKFQFPGMPAGGGTDHASFDCAGAPGFGLGSLNWDYFLYTWHTNRDTFDKIVFDELKSNAVLTAMLVYLASEDPQPVSRDRRTVFPTRAGFGPAGPQGTSWPACTPPPRSFADYLREVEQREAQQRQAQQQAPRGP